A DNA window from Deltaproteobacteria bacterium contains the following coding sequences:
- a CDS encoding dihydrodipicolinate synthase family protein: MAAIHDKFNGLFIPYVTPFNQDGSLDSDSLTRLTKHFAALPGVAGLVSCARIGESPVLSIQEKRQVYEVCGKIARDAGKVHIATIAPQSTDEAVALMNDLENLAVDGVMIFPPLLFCWGKVDNNLKVRFFEDLARETKIPVVLFQIPVKSYYYDPDTICRIARLENVIAFKEASFDINLFTDTVKQLEHDKAEMRVLTGNDRFVAESYQLGANGALIGVANVATEKWAALDFAGRAGKFDEAFRIQKELESVKELVFDEPIVEAVARIKAVLNYEGLIKTAVVRRPQLGISEAEKKQLLESYLALKNNEFRPQSAHQAA; encoded by the coding sequence ATGGCGGCGATTCATGACAAATTTAATGGTCTGTTTATTCCGTACGTCACACCGTTTAACCAAGACGGATCCTTGGACTCCGATAGTTTGACGCGCCTGACCAAACATTTCGCCGCGCTTCCCGGCGTCGCCGGTCTGGTGTCGTGCGCGCGCATCGGCGAAAGCCCGGTGCTGAGCATCCAGGAAAAACGCCAAGTCTACGAAGTCTGCGGTAAGATCGCCCGCGACGCCGGTAAAGTTCACATCGCCACCATCGCGCCGCAATCCACCGACGAAGCGGTGGCGCTGATGAACGACTTGGAAAATCTCGCGGTCGATGGCGTGATGATTTTCCCGCCGCTGCTGTTCTGCTGGGGCAAGGTCGACAACAACTTGAAAGTCCGTTTCTTCGAAGATCTCGCCCGCGAAACCAAGATTCCGGTCGTGCTGTTTCAAATTCCAGTGAAGAGCTACTACTACGACCCTGACACCATCTGCCGCATCGCCCGTCTGGAAAACGTCATCGCTTTTAAAGAAGCGTCCTTCGACATCAATCTGTTCACCGACACGGTGAAGCAGCTCGAGCACGACAAGGCCGAGATGCGCGTGCTCACCGGCAACGACCGCTTCGTCGCCGAAAGCTACCAACTCGGCGCCAACGGCGCGCTCATCGGCGTCGCCAACGTCGCCACCGAAAAATGGGCCGCGTTGGATTTCGCCGGCCGCGCCGGCAAGTTCGACGAAGCGTTCCGGATTCAAAAAGAGTTGGAGTCGGTGAAAGAATTGGTCTTCGACGAACCGATCGTCGAAGCCGTGGCGCGTATCAAAGCGGTGCTGAACTACGAAGGCTTGATCAAAACCGCCGTCGTCCGCCGCCCACAGCTGGGAATTTCCGAAGCCGAAAAAAAACAACTCCTCGAAAGCTATCTCGCGCTCAAGAACAACGAGTTCCGCCCCCAAAGCGCCCATCAAGCGGCGTAA
- a CDS encoding MFS transporter: protein MASAGPDKKLAFAALHHKDFRAYFFTTALAMMADNIEHVISYWLLYTKFHSPVLAGFAVLSHWTPFLLFAVYFGAIADRYDCRKVIQAAQILYMGVSAAWAFLFWTDTIQLWHACVLLVIHGMAGVLWGPGSQLLIHDIVGREQLQSAIRLNSTSRQLGILFGPAVGGGMMLIFSPPVGLVVNTLIYLPLTVWLLTVPYTGHSREGEAPARRAIGWGDAFNVIREVSSNRPVTTMIVLGGCVSFFVGTAFQATMPEFAHDLGTDKADFAYSALLGANAAGAVVGGFLLEGRSWLPPNVKTAIVSAILWCVVIAAFALSSNYAMSLALLFLAGILNLTFSSMAQTIVQLRSPPQLRGRVIGLYSMTSMGFKAFSGLTVGVVGGLIGVHWSLALSAMVLMAITLALFAFAVPGPARKIET, encoded by the coding sequence TTGGCATCTGCTGGACCTGATAAGAAGCTCGCCTTCGCGGCGCTGCATCACAAAGACTTTCGCGCCTATTTTTTTACCACGGCGTTGGCCATGATGGCCGACAACATCGAGCATGTGATCAGTTATTGGCTGCTCTACACAAAATTTCACTCGCCGGTGCTGGCCGGTTTCGCAGTGCTCAGTCATTGGACGCCGTTTTTGCTGTTCGCCGTCTATTTCGGCGCGATCGCGGATCGCTATGATTGCCGCAAGGTGATTCAAGCTGCGCAGATTCTCTACATGGGCGTGTCGGCGGCCTGGGCGTTTCTCTTCTGGACCGATACGATTCAACTTTGGCATGCCTGTGTTTTGTTAGTGATCCACGGTATGGCCGGCGTGCTTTGGGGACCGGGCAGCCAGTTGTTGATCCACGACATCGTCGGCCGCGAGCAACTGCAGAGCGCAATTCGTCTCAATTCGACCAGCCGTCAGTTGGGCATCCTCTTCGGTCCCGCGGTGGGCGGCGGCATGATGTTGATTTTCAGTCCGCCGGTGGGCTTGGTGGTCAATACTTTGATTTATCTGCCGCTCACGGTTTGGCTGCTGACCGTGCCCTACACCGGCCATAGTCGAGAAGGCGAGGCGCCGGCGCGGCGCGCCATCGGCTGGGGCGATGCCTTCAACGTGATCCGCGAAGTGTCGAGCAATCGGCCGGTGACGACGATGATCGTATTGGGCGGCTGCGTGTCGTTTTTCGTCGGCACGGCCTTTCAAGCGACCATGCCGGAATTTGCCCATGACCTTGGCACCGACAAAGCCGACTTCGCCTATAGCGCGTTGCTCGGCGCCAATGCCGCGGGCGCGGTGGTCGGCGGTTTTCTCCTCGAAGGGCGATCTTGGTTGCCGCCCAATGTGAAGACCGCGATCGTCAGCGCGATTCTTTGGTGTGTCGTCATCGCGGCTTTCGCGTTGTCATCGAATTACGCGATGTCCTTGGCGCTATTGTTTCTGGCGGGAATACTCAACCTGACTTTTTCATCGATGGCTCAGACCATCGTGCAACTGCGCTCGCCGCCGCAACTGCGCGGCCGCGTGATCGGTCTCTACTCCATGACCAGCATGGGCTTCAAAGCCTTCAGCGGCCTCACCGTCGGTGTGGTCGGCGGTTTGATCGGCGTTCATTGGTCGCTGGCGTTGAGCGCCATGGTGCTGATGGCGATTACACTGGCGCTGTTCGCCTTCGCCGTGCCCGGACCGGCGCGCAAGATCGAGACGTGA
- a CDS encoding MFS transporter, translated as MDSHNKSNPTPSSAVSNPKVAFAALKHRDYRWFLAATMLAMMADNIEHVISYWVLFQKFHSPVLAGFAVISHWTPFLLLSVYFGGLADRYDCRKLIQIAQVMYMFVTAIWALLFFTDTIQIWHACVLLVIHGIAGVFWTPAEILMIHDIVGGDDLPSAVRLNATARQLGILFGPAVGGALMLWCGAPAGLFINAIIYLPLTIWLMLVPYTGHRREGAPARRGLRWRDAATVLREVMQHRSIVTMIVLGGAASLFVGNAFQASMPEFAHDLGTDKADFAYNALLTANAAGSVFGGFVLDGKQWLAPTVRSAICCAILWCVVMTAFAFSNSYLLSLSLLFIGGALNLAFYSIAQTIVQLEAPLDLRGRLIGLFSMSAFGLRAFSGLTIGVIGGLIGVHWSLALSSLVLLAVTLALLGFSQQSRAVGEAG; from the coding sequence TTGGATTCACACAACAAAAGCAACCCCACGCCATCATCCGCGGTTTCGAATCCTAAAGTCGCTTTCGCCGCGCTCAAGCATCGCGACTATCGCTGGTTTCTGGCCGCGACGATGCTCGCCATGATGGCGGATAATATCGAGCATGTGATCAGTTACTGGGTGCTGTTTCAAAAATTTCACTCGCCGGTGTTGGCCGGCTTTGCCGTGATCAGCCATTGGACGCCGTTTTTGCTGCTATCGGTTTACTTCGGCGGTTTGGCCGACCGCTACGATTGCCGCAAGCTGATTCAAATCGCGCAGGTGATGTATATGTTTGTCACCGCGATTTGGGCGCTGCTATTTTTCACCGACACGATTCAGATTTGGCATGCCTGCGTTTTGCTGGTGATTCACGGGATCGCCGGAGTGTTCTGGACGCCGGCGGAAATCTTGATGATTCACGATATCGTCGGCGGCGACGATCTGCCGAGCGCGGTGCGGTTGAACGCGACCGCGCGCCAGCTCGGTATTCTTTTCGGTCCGGCGGTCGGCGGTGCGTTGATGTTGTGGTGCGGCGCTCCGGCGGGTTTATTCATCAATGCGATTATCTACCTGCCGCTGACGATCTGGTTGATGCTCGTCCCTTACACCGGACATCGGCGCGAAGGCGCGCCGGCGCGGCGCGGACTACGTTGGCGCGATGCCGCCACGGTTTTGCGCGAAGTGATGCAGCACCGATCCATCGTCACGATGATCGTGCTCGGCGGCGCGGCGTCGTTGTTCGTCGGCAACGCGTTCCAGGCGAGCATGCCGGAGTTCGCCCACGATCTCGGCACGGATAAAGCGGACTTTGCTTACAACGCTCTGTTAACGGCGAATGCCGCGGGTTCGGTCTTCGGCGGGTTTGTCCTCGACGGCAAACAGTGGCTGGCGCCGACGGTGCGCTCGGCGATCTGCTGCGCGATTCTTTGGTGCGTGGTGATGACGGCCTTCGCGTTCTCGAACAGTTATTTGTTATCGTTGTCACTGCTGTTTATCGGCGGCGCTTTGAACCTGGCGTTCTACTCCATCGCCCAGACCATCGTGCAGCTCGAAGCGCCGCTCGATTTGCGCGGCCGCTTGATCGGCTTGTTTTCCATGTCGGCATTCGGTTTGCGCGCCTTTAGCGGTCTAACCATCGGAGTTATCGGCGGACTGATCGGCGTACACTGGTCGCTGGCGTTGAGCTCGTTAGTATTGCTCGCGGTGACTTTGGCGCTGCTCGGTTTCTCCCAGCAAAGCCGCGCGGTGGGCGAGGCCGGTTGA
- a CDS encoding MFS transporter, with product MATNSNSTDNPAAKSAGRMAFAALHHRDYRRYFFVTMLSQMGDNIEHVISYWLLFQKFHSPVLGGFAVISHWTPFLFFAVYFGALADRHDCRRVIQTAQLIYAAVSLTWGILFLTDTIQIWHACVLLVIHGMAGVLVGPGSQLIIHDMVGREYLQSAVRLNSTGRNIGVLFGPAVGGATMFLFGPPAGLFINTFMFLPMIVYMFFLPYTGHGRDEAGSVKPPRASLRSAMQLLRESASNPTILSMILLGGATSLLVGNAYQAQMPEFAHDFGHDKQDMAYSVMLGASAGGAAVGGLLLEGSGLLKANPRNAAICSILWCVTIIGFAASQNYYFSVALLFFGGLLNLAFLSMAQTLVQLHAPAQLRGRLIGLFNTSTNGLRAFSGVTVGVVGGLIGIHWSLAISAMVLLAVTITLFALVIPGRGDELH from the coding sequence ATGGCGACAAATTCCAATTCAACTGACAATCCGGCTGCGAAATCCGCCGGGCGCATGGCCTTTGCGGCGCTGCATCATCGGGATTACCGCAGATATTTTTTCGTCACCATGTTGTCGCAGATGGGCGACAACATCGAGCATGTGATCAGTTACTGGCTGCTGTTTCAAAAGTTTCACTCGCCGGTGCTCGGCGGTTTCGCGGTGATCAGCCACTGGACGCCGTTTCTGTTTTTTGCCGTCTATTTCGGCGCGCTGGCGGACCGGCACGACTGCCGGCGCGTGATTCAAACCGCGCAGCTGATATACGCGGCGGTTTCGCTGACCTGGGGAATTCTGTTTCTCACTGACACGATTCAGATTTGGCACGCCTGCGTGCTGCTGGTGATTCACGGCATGGCCGGTGTCTTGGTCGGGCCCGGCAGCCAACTGATCATCCACGACATGGTCGGCCGCGAATATTTGCAGAGCGCGGTGCGGCTCAATTCCACCGGCCGCAATATCGGCGTGCTGTTCGGGCCGGCGGTGGGCGGCGCGACGATGTTTTTATTTGGCCCGCCGGCTGGGCTGTTCATCAATACATTCATGTTTCTGCCGATGATCGTCTACATGTTCTTTTTGCCGTACACAGGCCACGGCCGGGACGAAGCGGGCAGCGTCAAACCGCCGCGCGCCAGTTTGCGCAGCGCGATGCAGCTTTTGCGCGAGAGCGCGTCCAATCCAACAATTCTTTCGATGATCCTCTTGGGCGGCGCGACTTCGTTACTGGTCGGCAATGCCTATCAAGCGCAGATGCCGGAGTTTGCCCATGACTTCGGCCACGACAAGCAAGACATGGCTTACAGCGTCATGCTCGGCGCCAGCGCCGGCGGCGCGGCGGTGGGCGGTTTGCTTCTCGAAGGCAGCGGTTTGCTCAAGGCCAACCCGCGCAACGCGGCGATCTGTTCGATCCTGTGGTGCGTGACCATCATCGGCTTCGCGGCGTCGCAGAATTATTATTTCTCCGTGGCCTTGTTGTTTTTCGGCGGGCTGCTCAATCTGGCGTTTCTTTCCATGGCGCAGACGTTGGTGCAATTGCATGCGCCGGCGCAGCTGCGCGGCAGATTGATCGGCTTGTTCAACACGTCGACGAACGGCCTACGTGCCTTTAGCGGTGTGACGGTCGGCGTGGTCGGCGGCTTGATCGGCATCCACTGGTCGCTGGCGATCAGCGCCATGGTGCTCCTCGCGGTGACGATCACGTTATTCGCGTTGGTGATTCCAGGGCGGGGCGATGAGCTTCACTGA